In one window of Macrobrachium rosenbergii isolate ZJJX-2024 chromosome 27, ASM4041242v1, whole genome shotgun sequence DNA:
- the LOC136853322 gene encoding fibrillin-1-like has product MRSTRMTSNTMLQKVLLMLMQLHHGYGYYYVPPNYNQDVESRCLLLFNPVCGDDGRTYANECTLKQNRCVTKISDGPCLDSQCNGIVCNEDYRPVCGSNGQTYSNICYFEVAKCKDPCLSKVYDGPCDGSCDRNCQGYNPVCGNDGLTYNTHCDLEVALCKLPCLAKQHDGSCNIPCYKETETNYNPVCGCDRVTYPNICALRVAACKNPCITRVSDGVCDRNCNYKCPSTHEPVCGSDGKTYSNLCIFNRAKCQNPCLEKVTGGSCNVSECLRLNCGRNAACVPQGGSYQCICSPGYSGNGTYCQDINECKEYPGACGLNAFCINTLGSYTCSCKRGYVGDGRSCTDIDECANQSLCGPNGVCTNALGSFRCTCKEGYTKDGPDCKDINECEVVDCGPLTYCQNTLGSFVCLCQAGYTKKGETCTDIDECLTLLNNCHRYAECINSPGSYSCRCKEGYSGDGINSCTGSMQIDL; this is encoded by the exons ATGAGATCAACTCGTATGACAAGTAACACTATGTTGCAAAAGGTTTTGTTAATGTTAATGCAGCTACACCATGGCTATGGATATTACTATGTACCTC cgaaCTATAACCAGGATGTAGAAAGCAGATGTCTTCTGTTATTTAACCCAGTTTGTGGTGATGATGGACGAACTTATGCCAATGAATGCACCTTGAAGCAAAATCGTTGTGTAACAAAAATATCAGATGGACCTTGTCTTG ACAGCCAGTGTAATGGAATAGTTTGCAACGAAGACTACAGACCAGTATGTGGCTCCAATGGCCAGACATATTCAAATATTTGTTACTTTGAAGTTGCCAAGTGCAAGGACCCATGCCTGAGCAAAGTATATGATGGACCTTGTG ATGGTTCATGTGACAGAAATTGTCAGGGTTATAATCCTGTATGCGGAAACGATGGCTTGACTTACAACACTCACTGTGACCTGGAGGTTGCGCTGTGTAAACTCCCCTGCCTGGCCAAGCAGCATGATGGTTCTTGTA ATATTCCTTGTTATAAGGAAACAGAGACGAATTACAATCCCGTATGTGGGTGTGACAGAGTAACTTATCCTAACATTTGTGCCTTGAGGGTGGCtgcttgtaaaaacccttgcataacgAGGGTTTCAGATGGAGTTTGTG ATAGAAATTGCAACTACAAGTGCCCCAGTACCCATGAACCAGTGTGTGGTAGCGACGGCAAAACTTACAGCAATCTTTGTATCTTCAATCGTGCAAAGTGTCAGAACCCCTGCTTGGAGAAGGTTACTGGTGGGAGTTGTAATG TCTCGGAGTGCTTAAGGTTAAATTGTGGTCGCAATGCTGCTTGTGTTCCTCAAGGTGGAAGCTACCAGTGCATTTGTTCACCAGGTTACAGTGGCAATGGAACTTATTGCCAAG ATATAAATGAGTGTAAGGAATATCCTGGTGCTTGCGGTCTGAATGCATTTTGTATAAACACTTTAGGGAGTTATACATGTTCTTGTAAACGCGGCTATGTTGGAGATGGCAGAAGTTGCACAG aTATTGACGAGTGTGCTAATCAGTCCCTATGTGGGCCGAATGGTGTGTGCACAAATGCTTTGGGAAGCTTCAGGTGCACTTGCAAGGAAGGCTACACCAAGGATGGGCCAGATTGTAAAG ATATAAATGAATGTGAGGTAGTGGATTGTGGGCCTTTGACATATTGCCAGAACACACTTGGAAGTTTTGTATGCTTGTGTCAGGCTGGTTATACTAAGAAGGGAGAAACATGTACAG ACATAGATGAATGCTTGACACTCCTGAATAATTGTCACAGGTATGCTGAGTGCATAAATTCTCCTGGAAGTTACAGTTGCAGATGTAAGGAAGGGTACTCTGGTGACGGAATTAATAGTTGCACAG gttcaatgcagattgacttatga